One window of Sphingobacteriales bacterium genomic DNA carries:
- a CDS encoding cobalamin biosynthesis protein CbiX, with product MTSTTNRYKFGNLLSGSIVLTILALCFLFFNACQSTVQSSDSKPEVSEQKIGVLLVNHGSHSETWRNALMELESSVKERVLEDDDFQGIKTAHMEYTEPSIATRLKEFDAEGFTDIVIVPVFLTVSPHTFDDIPTIIGQKEDPLSLETLKIEKIERYTPKAKPYITPNLDFTDILKKNVLRRVQQLSENPENEGLVLIGYGDETYDKEWGELFVNVAEYIKQQVGLTEYAYGWCGHIAHYDPGKTTTAVNQVLTKKQKAVVIPVLVAHDEYFQIEIIGGGIEKVQDSKEKVMYKPDAILPDAHVEQWVIDITDEYLKKIKTDQNI from the coding sequence ATGACTTCAACAACCAACCGCTATAAATTTGGAAATCTCCTTTCAGGAAGTATTGTTTTGACGATATTGGCTTTGTGTTTCCTGTTTTTTAACGCCTGTCAATCAACAGTTCAGAGCAGCGATTCCAAACCCGAAGTTTCAGAACAAAAAATCGGAGTCCTGTTAGTCAATCATGGCTCTCATTCAGAAACCTGGCGCAATGCCCTGATGGAATTGGAATCAAGCGTGAAAGAAAGAGTGCTTGAAGATGATGATTTTCAGGGCATTAAGACGGCACACATGGAATATACAGAGCCTTCCATTGCAACAAGGCTCAAAGAATTTGATGCCGAGGGGTTTACCGACATCGTGATTGTTCCTGTTTTTCTTACCGTCAGCCCGCATACTTTTGACGACATTCCGACCATAATCGGGCAAAAAGAAGATCCCCTTTCATTGGAAACGCTAAAGATTGAAAAAATTGAACGATATACCCCCAAAGCAAAACCCTATATCACCCCCAATCTGGATTTTACCGACATTCTGAAAAAAAATGTCCTGAGAAGGGTGCAACAATTATCCGAAAATCCTGAAAACGAAGGGTTGGTTTTAATTGGTTATGGAGACGAAACCTATGACAAAGAATGGGGAGAACTTTTTGTAAATGTTGCCGAATACATCAAACAGCAAGTTGGTTTGACGGAATATGCCTATGGTTGGTGCGGACATATTGCGCACTATGATCCGGGAAAAACCACAACAGCCGTCAATCAGGTGTTAACCAAAAAACAAAAGGCCGTCGTTATTCCGGTTTTAGTGGCACATGATGAATATTTTCAGATAGAAATCATCGGGGGAGGTATTGAAAAAGTACAAGACAGTAAAGAAAAGGTGATGTACAAACCCGATGCTATTTTACCCGATGCCCATGTAGAGCAATGGGTGATTGATATTACTGACGAATATCTGAAAAAAATAAAAACCGACCAAAATATCTAA
- a CDS encoding T9SS type A sorting domain-containing protein has translation MKKTILLIFCLFIALSGQAQTVTDTVSLGAGYANQLWYSLSNDEQGSAPKNNWDLAFDVSSFGSSIRINSITGTTLWKYPNEDISGWETLDTVGLYSWESLWNSDTSWAMGAFEQHADLNNEFDLGWGYYSTVTHIVSGDSLYVIQLSDGSFKKLWIESLSGGAFNFRHANLDGSSEVLAQIVKSQFNNKNFAYYSFQDNLSFDREPVSDSWDLLFSQYTAFIPDPYTVTGVLSNKEVAVAEASNIGNTNDYNDWQAHSFVSQINEIGYDWKTFGGTGFEIADSLIYFVKDKSDDIWKLIFTGFGGSANGNFIFTKERLSSVSIYENNTGKSIASLVVYPNPAPAQQVTLVYNLEQNTTSARLTITDIAGKTAYSESLPTTSGLKVHQPELPPLSPGTYIVSLFIDGNVAHQKLIIQ, from the coding sequence GTGAAAAAAACAATACTTCTGATTTTTTGCTTGTTTATTGCTTTATCCGGACAAGCACAAACTGTTACAGATACGGTTTCTCTTGGAGCAGGATATGCCAATCAACTTTGGTATTCTTTGTCCAATGACGAACAGGGTTCAGCCCCAAAAAACAACTGGGATCTTGCTTTTGATGTTTCGTCTTTTGGCTCCTCCATTCGTATCAATTCTATTACAGGAACCACTCTTTGGAAATATCCGAATGAAGACATTTCGGGATGGGAAACACTGGATACCGTAGGTCTTTATAGTTGGGAGAGCCTTTGGAATTCTGATACATCCTGGGCAATGGGAGCATTTGAACAACATGCCGACCTCAACAATGAATTTGATCTTGGCTGGGGATATTATAGTACCGTTACACATATTGTGTCCGGCGATTCTTTATATGTTATCCAGCTTTCTGACGGAAGCTTTAAAAAGCTATGGATTGAAAGTTTGTCCGGAGGGGCTTTTAATTTCAGACATGCCAACTTAGACGGAAGCTCAGAAGTTTTGGCTCAGATTGTAAAAAGTCAGTTTAACAATAAAAACTTTGCCTATTATTCTTTTCAGGACAACCTGTCCTTTGACCGTGAGCCTGTTTCGGATAGCTGGGACTTGCTTTTCAGCCAATATACAGCTTTTATTCCAGATCCATACACCGTTACAGGGGTACTTTCCAACAAAGAGGTTGCGGTGGCAGAGGCATCTAATATTGGGAACACAAACGATTACAACGATTGGCAGGCACATAGCTTTGTGAGCCAAATCAATGAAATAGGGTATGACTGGAAAACGTTTGGAGGAACCGGATTTGAAATTGCGGACTCTCTCATCTATTTTGTAAAAGACAAGAGCGATGATATTTGGAAACTGATTTTTACAGGTTTTGGAGGCAGTGCAAACGGCAATTTTATTTTTACAAAAGAACGGTTGAGTTCAGTTAGTATTTATGAAAACAATACCGGAAAATCTATCGCCTCTTTGGTGGTTTACCCAAACCCTGCACCGGCACAACAAGTTACTCTGGTTTACAACTTAGAACAAAACACAACATCTGCCCGACTGACAATCACCGACATTGCCGGTAAAACAGCCTATTCTGAATCTTTGCCCACAACTTCAGGACTGAAGGTTCACCAACCCGAACTTCCACCCCTGAGCCCGGGAACTTATATTGTATCGCTGTTTATTGACGGGAATGTTGCCCATCAAAAGTTAATCATCCAATAA
- a CDS encoding helix-turn-helix transcriptional regulator, producing MKEYAINKGLTFSIKTTSTNGESKAIITKDDNNNITLSFCYPEAENLTELAGKPVYYHVKFHFPSQYLNNYFSLYSENYFQGFYNYEEQELCCNKQMILHDIIHSKLEGAYRSMFLESKALGLLLCFQKEIIQPVSSCVACKFLMNPAEKEKIQKAKEIILSRLSNPLTIPELSLEVGINQCYLKKGFKEVFGTTIYDFVQEQRMMKARLLLSTTELTVSQVADKIGFSSISNFSSAFKKHTGVFPSELPKSFG from the coding sequence ATGAAGGAATATGCCATTAATAAAGGGTTGACTTTTTCGATAAAAACCACAAGCACAAATGGTGAAAGCAAGGCTATTATTACCAAAGATGACAACAACAACATCACCTTGAGTTTTTGTTATCCGGAAGCCGAAAATCTAACTGAATTAGCCGGCAAACCGGTGTATTATCATGTCAAATTTCACTTCCCCTCGCAATATCTGAATAATTATTTTTCCCTTTATTCCGAAAACTATTTTCAAGGTTTTTACAACTACGAAGAACAGGAATTGTGTTGTAATAAACAGATGATTTTGCATGATATCATCCATAGTAAACTGGAAGGGGCTTACCGGAGCATGTTTTTGGAGAGTAAAGCACTTGGGCTGTTGCTGTGTTTTCAAAAAGAAATTATTCAGCCGGTAAGCTCTTGTGTTGCCTGTAAATTTTTGATGAACCCGGCCGAGAAAGAAAAGATTCAAAAAGCAAAAGAAATTATACTAAGCCGATTGAGCAATCCACTGACCATTCCCGAACTTTCGTTGGAGGTGGGTATCAATCAATGCTATTTAAAAAAAGGATTTAAAGAGGTTTTTGGTACTACCATTTACGATTTTGTTCAGGAACAACGAATGATGAAAGCCAGGTTGTTGCTTTCAACAACAGAACTAACCGTTTCGCAGGTTGCCGACAAAATCGGATTTTCGAGCATCAGCAACTTTAGCTCGGCATTTAAAAAACATACCGGTGTTTTTCCGAGCGAACTACCCAAATCTTTTGGTTAA
- a CDS encoding DinB family protein, with protein MDIHYTDSLTNLLNEVTLRVKENFGHLTPEQLNWKPAPNRWSIAQCLDHLSVSNKTYFPEFERMAKQIPFDNFWGKIPFLPGLFGKILLKSVHPDSKPRLKAPSKFVPSKSNLPETVLTDFEHTQQELINHYQALKSVSNHESLKMTSPASGFVTYSLKDCLILLVLHEQRHLNQAIRVMQSPEFPVNPV; from the coding sequence ATGGATATTCATTACACAGACTCTCTCACCAATCTTTTAAACGAAGTAACCCTTCGGGTAAAGGAGAATTTCGGGCACTTAACCCCGGAACAGTTGAACTGGAAACCCGCTCCAAACAGATGGAGCATTGCTCAATGTTTAGACCATTTGTCAGTTTCAAACAAAACCTATTTTCCTGAATTTGAGCGGATGGCAAAACAAATCCCTTTTGACAATTTCTGGGGTAAAATCCCTTTTCTACCCGGTTTGTTTGGGAAAATATTGCTTAAAAGCGTTCACCCCGATTCCAAACCCCGACTAAAGGCACCCTCAAAGTTTGTTCCGTCAAAAAGCAACCTTCCCGAAACTGTTCTCACCGATTTTGAACATACCCAACAAGAGCTTATCAACCATTATCAGGCTTTGAAGTCCGTATCAAACCACGAAAGCCTGAAAATGACCTCTCCCGCTTCAGGTTTCGTTACTTATTCTTTAAAGGACTGCCTGATTCTTTTGGTTTTACACGAGCAAAGACACCTGAATCAAGCCATCAGGGTAATGCAGTCACCGGAGTTTCCGGTCAATCCGGTTTAA
- a CDS encoding FAD:protein FMN transferase: protein MILENIPGLKQQYLIPLFLLFMLFSACKPEATLVKFRGETMGTYYEISYISEQGQVNYQKQIDSLLLAFNNSVSTYIPTSLISKVNQANAGDTIPVDEFFAVVFITSAEVHRKTGGAFDPSVMPLVNAWGFGYQKKPLPADSLEVDSLLKLVNFSSFALLDNPYRIVKTVANTQLDFSAIAKGYGVDVIGLFLEDQKISNYLVDIGGELRARGVNTQQKAWTVGIDKPVENATKREVQEIVRLKNSSIATSGNYRKFYEKDGVKYAHTIDPKTGYPKLSNLLSASVFTSDCMTADAYATAFMVMGYEKARAYVEKDASLDALFIFSNEKGELQTFVTQGVEVLKEDRNN from the coding sequence ATGATTCTTGAGAACATTCCGGGTTTGAAACAGCAATATTTAATCCCCTTGTTTTTACTTTTTATGTTGTTTTCTGCCTGCAAACCCGAGGCGACTTTGGTCAAATTCAGAGGGGAGACCATGGGCACTTATTACGAAATCAGTTACATTTCGGAACAAGGTCAGGTGAACTATCAGAAACAGATCGACTCCTTGCTGCTTGCTTTTAATAATTCGGTTTCTACCTATATCCCAACCTCGTTAATTTCTAAGGTCAATCAGGCTAATGCCGGTGATACCATTCCGGTTGATGAGTTTTTCGCGGTGGTATTTATCACATCGGCAGAAGTGCACCGGAAAACAGGGGGGGCTTTTGACCCGAGTGTGATGCCATTGGTCAATGCCTGGGGTTTTGGGTATCAAAAAAAGCCTTTACCTGCGGATAGTTTAGAGGTGGACTCGTTGTTGAAATTGGTCAATTTTTCTTCATTTGCGTTATTGGACAATCCCTATCGAATTGTAAAAACAGTTGCCAATACACAATTGGATTTCAGCGCTATTGCTAAGGGATATGGTGTAGATGTCATCGGTTTGTTTTTGGAAGATCAAAAAATTTCAAATTATCTGGTGGACATTGGCGGGGAACTTCGCGCAAGAGGCGTTAATACACAGCAAAAAGCATGGACTGTTGGTATTGACAAACCGGTTGAAAATGCCACAAAAAGAGAGGTGCAGGAAATTGTGCGGTTAAAAAATTCATCCATCGCAACTTCGGGCAATTACCGCAAATTTTACGAAAAAGACGGGGTAAAGTATGCCCATACCATAGACCCAAAAACAGGCTACCCCAAATTGTCCAACCTGCTGAGTGCCAGCGTTTTTACTTCCGATTGTATGACTGCCGACGCTTATGCCACAGCCTTTATGGTGATGGGTTATGAAAAAGCGCGCGCATACGTTGAGAAGGATGCTTCGTTGGATGCTTTGTTTATTTTTAGCAATGAAAAGGGTGAACTGCAAACCTTTGTTACTCAGGGAGTTGAAGTTTTGAAAGAAGACCGGAATAATTAA
- the gldC gene encoding gliding motility protein GldC, with protein MSKTDEKIAKVSEIKFQVSLDEKNIPVELHWKADDSTFNENKACKAMLISVWDGETKNTLRIDLWTNKMEVNEMNHFFFQTLVTMADTFKKATGNAEQSKKMAEFAQSFAKDLKLFPEKK; from the coding sequence ATGAGTAAGACAGATGAAAAAATAGCAAAAGTATCGGAGATAAAATTTCAAGTCAGCTTAGACGAAAAAAACATACCCGTTGAGTTGCATTGGAAAGCAGACGACAGCACATTTAACGAAAATAAAGCCTGCAAAGCCATGCTTATTTCTGTTTGGGATGGTGAAACCAAAAACACCCTTCGCATTGACTTATGGACCAATAAGATGGAGGTCAACGAAATGAATCACTTTTTTTTCCAAACCCTTGTAACAATGGCAGATACTTTTAAAAAAGCAACCGGTAATGCAGAACAGAGTAAAAAAATGGCCGAGTTTGCCCAAAGTTTTGCCAAAGATTTGAAATTGTTTCCTGAAAAAAAGTAA
- a CDS encoding S41 family peptidase, whose amino-acid sequence MYSKLYTSVHPPILHTAFWVFCLLLLANPAGVYAQKNEEINPDWSVAAKKIENLLRKLEQEYMEPVDFEKAAENAINGILKDLDPHSVYIPAEEYDDINEPLVGNFEGIGIKFEKLRDTIFVLTTTENGPSAKAGLQSGDKIIAVNNKVIAGVGITDEEISRLLRGPRNSELQVAVKRQGSKELLDYKVVRDKITIPSVEAGYMATPTIAYIKVSRFSSNTMREFTKKLKALKKEGMESLILDLRNNGGGYFSMAVDMADEFLNHKQQIVYTEGENYPKKSYDASSRGNFEQGRLVILINENSASASEIVSGAIQDWDRGIIIGQRSFGKGLVQKPFMFSDSSYIRLTIAHYYTPTGRSIQKPYDKGKDDYYKDLDKRYENGEMTGSISQPEHHDSLKYLTKLQNRVVYGGGGITPDIYVPLDTTYRTAYYKELVNKGILNLFLVGNMDLHRQTILSNYPTEKDFETAFETPDTLLQELKDFAQLQQLPPDEAGFEAAKNQVKLRIKSFFAKYLYSDELNQKVLNRDNETYLKALQVLETDYFWNHLSDVSKNKDHQP is encoded by the coding sequence ATGTATTCGAAACTTTACACTTCCGTCCATCCTCCAATTCTTCATACAGCATTTTGGGTTTTTTGTTTGTTGTTGTTGGCCAACCCTGCCGGTGTTTATGCGCAAAAAAACGAAGAAATCAACCCCGATTGGTCAGTGGCAGCCAAAAAAATAGAAAACCTGCTTCGAAAATTAGAACAGGAATACATGGAACCTGTGGATTTTGAAAAAGCCGCAGAAAACGCCATTAACGGAATTTTAAAAGATCTCGATCCTCATTCGGTCTATATTCCGGCAGAAGAATATGACGACATTAACGAACCTTTGGTGGGTAATTTTGAAGGAATAGGGATTAAGTTTGAAAAACTTCGCGATACCATTTTTGTGTTGACCACCACTGAAAACGGACCCTCGGCAAAAGCCGGACTTCAAAGCGGCGATAAAATCATAGCGGTCAACAACAAAGTCATTGCAGGGGTGGGCATTACAGATGAAGAAATCAGCCGTTTGTTGCGGGGTCCCCGAAACAGCGAATTGCAGGTTGCCGTAAAAAGACAAGGCAGCAAAGAGTTGTTGGATTATAAAGTTGTGCGCGACAAAATCACCATTCCCAGCGTTGAAGCCGGCTATATGGCAACTCCAACCATTGCCTATATTAAAGTGAGCCGTTTTTCGTCAAACACCATGCGAGAGTTCACCAAAAAACTCAAGGCCTTGAAAAAAGAAGGCATGGAATCGCTCATCCTCGATCTGCGAAACAACGGCGGAGGATATTTTTCGATGGCCGTTGACATGGCAGACGAATTTCTGAACCACAAACAACAAATCGTTTACACCGAAGGCGAAAACTATCCGAAAAAATCCTACGATGCCTCTTCGAGAGGTAATTTTGAACAGGGGAGATTAGTAATTTTAATCAACGAAAACAGCGCTTCGGCAAGCGAAATCGTTTCGGGTGCCATTCAGGATTGGGATCGCGGAATTATTATCGGACAACGTTCTTTTGGCAAAGGGTTGGTTCAAAAACCCTTTATGTTTTCAGACAGTTCTTATATCCGGCTGACTATTGCCCACTATTATACGCCAACCGGACGCTCTATTCAAAAACCCTACGACAAAGGAAAGGACGATTATTACAAAGACCTCGATAAGCGGTATGAAAACGGCGAAATGACCGGAAGCATTTCACAACCCGAACATCATGACTCCTTGAAATACCTGACCAAATTGCAAAACAGAGTGGTTTATGGCGGCGGTGGAATTACTCCCGATATCTATGTGCCCTTAGATACCACCTATCGAACCGCTTATTACAAAGAATTGGTCAACAAAGGAATCTTAAACCTGTTTTTGGTCGGCAATATGGATTTGCACCGTCAAACCATTCTGTCAAACTATCCGACAGAAAAGGATTTTGAAACCGCTTTTGAAACCCCCGACACCCTGTTGCAAGAACTCAAAGATTTTGCACAACTTCAACAGCTTCCCCCAGACGAAGCAGGCTTTGAGGCAGCCAAAAATCAGGTGAAACTCAGAATAAAATCGTTTTTTGCCAAATACCTCTACTCCGATGAGTTGAACCAAAAAGTGCTGAACCGCGACAACGAAACCTATCTCAAAGCCTTGCAGGTTTTAGAAACCGATTATTTTTGGAACCATTTGTCCGATGTTTCTAAAAACAAAGACCACCAACCCTAA
- a CDS encoding DEAD/DEAH box helicase family protein: MNSDNPILNSPYDEPLLHYATDADGSLNYQDIRQDRRIFTPDIQVMPTKQGPQSSIFEVNDFAAEYGEHLINLCRKEVGKWRAEKYPNTTRVTKELLLFWFENPERHAVKKLFFAQREAIETAIWMNEVAGKSNAGQNILNIIRNGQKTVSHNPEDQLPRLAFKMATGTGKTVVMGCLILYHYFNRQEYKSDTRFADYFLIVAPGVTIKDRLGVLFVDTKNKQNKEDYYFQRGLVPQSSEHRLENLNARLVITNYHTFEPKSLQGNKRSPFDGKLNAEGKKQEAKEDYSQVIRRILGKFKKDSRLLILNDEAHHCYLPKSSGKTEDNEEADENERAAVWFTGLKEISLRYKLQCVYDLSATPYYLKGSGYTPYSLFPWVVSDFGLIEAIESGLVKIPFLPESDNTQEITQAKLRDIYDHVKDELPRKGQRKKKSEAKEEGTTLKEAPPKLPALVKGALDQFYNHYKDYFDGQRKQNEEKRNLFSAPPVFIVVCNNTSVSKEVYKYIAGYEFENENGELVTVSGAKDLFSNYDSVTQKALKRPPTLLIDSDALENSDQVNDDFKKIFASEIEEFKRDYARIHGQGSAELITDAQILREVVNTVGKQGKLGAHIRCVVSVSMLTEGWDANTVTHIMGIRKFGSQLLCEQVAGRALRRMNYFLQGYDKEGNPTNDKRKTVVEKFPPEYAHIIGVPFKLFKGGKSVQPPQPVDLKHIYALPERQEKHEITFPNVVGYRVESAGNELKYDYSKVENFEVVCSDFPLQTTMGSAFLPKEEKLKVQSVFEKRKQEIIYLLTKELINYHFSDDDQNPKFQYFGKLKEIIGYWYDHKVVLIGEKDEKYKKLLYFNEPKIMADHIRRGINPHINTAEFIRPVFNYYNKFSSTRYVNGNTTKNVYATEKSHVNYVVADTETWEQIAAKTLEELPYVESYVKNAFLGFVIPYVKEGRDKQYFPDFLVRINTKHRPLTTKILIIEITGMSKDKEEKKWFVENRWLPAVNAMKDKYEYPEWHFIEIANDIRNIKNQLIEKIQSICS; this comes from the coding sequence ATGAATTCGGATAACCCGATATTAAATAGTCCTTATGATGAACCGCTGCTGCACTATGCGACAGATGCGGACGGATCATTGAATTATCAGGACATCAGACAAGACAGACGGATTTTCACTCCCGACATACAGGTTATGCCGACAAAGCAAGGCCCGCAATCTTCAATTTTTGAAGTGAACGACTTCGCCGCAGAATATGGCGAACACCTTATCAATCTTTGTCGCAAAGAAGTTGGCAAGTGGAGAGCAGAGAAATATCCCAACACGACAAGAGTAACAAAGGAACTTTTGTTGTTTTGGTTTGAAAACCCTGAACGGCACGCAGTAAAAAAATTATTCTTTGCACAACGTGAAGCCATTGAAACAGCCATTTGGATGAATGAAGTGGCCGGAAAATCAAATGCCGGACAAAACATTCTGAACATTATACGCAACGGACAAAAAACGGTAAGCCATAATCCAGAAGACCAATTGCCACGGCTTGCTTTTAAAATGGCAACAGGAACAGGCAAAACCGTTGTAATGGGTTGTTTAATACTGTATCACTATTTCAACCGACAGGAATACAAAAGCGATACCCGTTTTGCAGACTATTTTTTAATCGTTGCACCGGGTGTTACCATTAAAGACCGTTTGGGAGTTTTGTTTGTGGACACCAAAAACAAACAGAACAAAGAAGACTACTATTTCCAAAGGGGCTTGGTGCCACAAAGTTCGGAACACCGATTGGAGAACCTGAATGCAAGATTGGTCATCACCAACTACCATACATTTGAACCTAAAAGTCTGCAAGGCAACAAGAGAAGCCCGTTTGATGGAAAGTTGAATGCAGAAGGAAAAAAGCAGGAAGCAAAGGAAGATTACTCACAAGTCATTCGCAGAATTTTAGGCAAATTCAAAAAAGACAGCCGGCTGTTAATTTTGAATGATGAAGCCCATCACTGCTACTTGCCAAAATCATCCGGGAAAACAGAAGACAATGAAGAAGCAGACGAAAATGAAAGAGCAGCCGTTTGGTTTACGGGGCTGAAAGAAATTTCACTTCGCTATAAACTTCAATGCGTTTACGACCTTTCGGCAACACCTTACTATTTGAAAGGTTCGGGCTATACACCATATAGTTTATTCCCTTGGGTGGTTTCTGATTTTGGATTGATTGAAGCCATAGAAAGCGGTTTGGTTAAAATTCCATTCCTGCCCGAAAGCGACAATACACAAGAAATCACCCAAGCCAAATTGCGCGACATTTACGACCATGTAAAAGATGAATTACCACGCAAAGGACAACGCAAGAAAAAATCTGAAGCAAAAGAAGAAGGCACAACGCTGAAAGAAGCACCCCCAAAACTGCCGGCATTGGTAAAAGGTGCATTAGACCAGTTTTACAATCATTACAAAGATTATTTTGACGGGCAGCGAAAGCAGAATGAAGAAAAACGAAATCTGTTTTCTGCACCGCCTGTTTTTATTGTGGTTTGCAACAACACTTCTGTTTCAAAAGAAGTGTATAAATACATTGCAGGTTATGAATTTGAAAATGAAAACGGTGAATTGGTAACCGTTTCAGGAGCAAAAGACCTGTTCAGCAATTACGACTCTGTTACCCAAAAAGCATTGAAACGTCCGCCAACTTTGTTGATTGACAGTGATGCACTGGAAAACAGCGATCAGGTGAATGATGATTTCAAAAAGATTTTTGCGTCTGAAATAGAAGAATTCAAAAGAGATTATGCCCGGATTCACGGACAAGGAAGTGCCGAACTGATTACCGATGCTCAAATTTTGCGTGAAGTAGTAAACACCGTTGGCAAGCAAGGAAAATTAGGTGCTCATATTCGTTGTGTAGTTTCCGTTTCCATGCTCACCGAAGGTTGGGATGCCAATACCGTAACCCACATCATGGGTATTCGCAAATTCGGTTCTCAATTGCTTTGTGAACAGGTGGCCGGTCGTGCCTTACGCAGAATGAATTACTTTTTACAGGGGTATGATAAAGAAGGGAATCCCACCAACGACAAACGAAAAACTGTGGTGGAGAAATTCCCGCCTGAATATGCTCACATCATTGGCGTTCCTTTCAAATTGTTCAAAGGCGGCAAATCGGTTCAGCCGCCACAACCTGTTGATCTTAAGCACATTTATGCCCTGCCCGAAAGGCAGGAAAAACACGAAATCACCTTCCCAAATGTGGTGGGTTATCGGGTTGAAAGTGCAGGAAATGAATTGAAATATGATTACAGCAAAGTTGAAAACTTTGAGGTAGTGTGTTCCGATTTTCCTTTACAAACTACAATGGGTTCTGCATTTCTACCCAAAGAAGAAAAACTGAAAGTGCAAAGTGTATTTGAAAAAAGGAAACAGGAAATCATATATCTGCTCACCAAAGAATTGATTAATTACCATTTTAGTGATGACGACCAAAACCCAAAGTTTCAATACTTCGGCAAGCTGAAAGAAATTATAGGATACTGGTATGACCACAAAGTGGTGCTGATTGGAGAAAAAGACGAGAAGTATAAAAAGCTACTCTATTTCAACGAGCCGAAAATTATGGCAGACCATATTCGCAGGGGCATCAATCCACACATTAACACGGCCGAGTTTATTCGTCCTGTTTTCAACTACTACAACAAGTTCAGCAGCACCAGATATGTGAATGGCAATACCACCAAAAATGTTTACGCCACAGAAAAAAGCCATGTAAACTATGTGGTTGCCGACACAGAAACCTGGGAACAAATTGCGGCCAAAACTTTGGAAGAATTGCCATACGTAGAAAGCTATGTGAAAAATGCTTTTCTCGGTTTTGTTATTCCTTATGTGAAAGAAGGCAGGGACAAACAGTATTTTCCCGATTTTTTAGTTCGCATTAACACTAAGCACCGGCCACTAACCACTAAAATCTTAATCATTGAAATTACAGGCATGAGCAAGGACAAGGAAGAAAAGAAATGGTTTGTAGAAAACCGTTGGCTGCCTGCAGTAAACGCAATGAAAGACAAATACGAATATCCCGAATGGCATTTTATTGAAATTGCCAACGACATCAGAAACATTAAAAACCAGTTGATTGAAAAAATCCAAAGCATCTGTTCATGA
- the dinD gene encoding DNA damage-inducible protein D: MKKELIQQLFERFEQACYLFQGIECWSARELQVIFGYTEWRNFQKVIEKARAACQGSGIPVSDHFVEINKMVEIGSGTKREIEDVALTRYACYLIAQNGDPGKNEVAFAQTYFAVQTRKQEIIEQRLLDIARVSAREKLSKSEKKLSGIIYERGVDERGFAIIRSKGDQALFGGFSTNDMKRKLAIPDNRPLADFLPTLTIKAKDFATELTSHNTIEKDLKGEQQISVEHVENNKAVRKMLLERGVKPENLPLAEDIKKLQRKLQGDEKNVLKEAKFNNGKKK; the protein is encoded by the coding sequence ATGAAAAAAGAATTGATACAACAGCTTTTCGAAAGGTTTGAGCAGGCCTGTTACCTTTTTCAGGGAATTGAGTGCTGGAGCGCCAGGGAACTGCAGGTTATCTTCGGATATACCGAATGGAGAAATTTTCAGAAAGTAATTGAAAAAGCAAGAGCCGCATGCCAGGGTAGCGGAATACCGGTATCTGACCATTTTGTTGAAATCAACAAAATGGTGGAAATAGGCAGCGGAACAAAAAGAGAAATTGAAGATGTAGCCCTGACCCGCTATGCCTGTTACCTGATAGCCCAGAATGGCGACCCCGGCAAAAACGAAGTGGCGTTTGCACAAACCTACTTTGCCGTTCAAACCCGCAAACAGGAAATTATCGAACAGCGTTTGCTGGATATTGCCAGGGTGTCTGCAAGGGAGAAACTCAGCAAAAGTGAAAAGAAATTATCAGGTATTATCTATGAACGGGGAGTAGATGAGCGGGGCTTTGCCATCATCCGCAGTAAAGGCGACCAGGCGTTATTTGGCGGTTTTAGTACCAACGATATGAAACGAAAGTTGGCTATACCCGATAACCGGCCCCTGGCCGACTTCCTGCCTACACTGACTATAAAAGCAAAAGATTTTGCCACCGAACTCACAAGCCACAATACGATTGAAAAAGATTTGAAAGGCGAACAGCAGATTTCGGTTGAGCATGTGGAGAACAATAAAGCAGTTAGAAAAATGCTGCTTGAACGGGGTGTAAAGCCCGAAAACCTCCCATTGGCCGAGGATATTAAAAAACTACAGCGCAAACTTCAGGGTGATGAAAAAAATGTACTGAAAGAAGCCAAATTCAACAATGGCAAAAAGAAATAA